A section of the Patescibacteria group bacterium genome encodes:
- the clpP gene encoding ATP-dependent Clp endopeptidase proteolytic subunit ClpP, with protein MPLIPTVIEKSGQIERAYDIYSRLLKDRIIFLGEPINDHTANIIIAQFLFLDAESKGKDIKFYINTPGGSVTAGLAIYDTMQYVKSDVSTICVGLAASMGAVLLASGAKGKRFTLPNSEILIHQVMGGFEGQASDIKIHSEHILRVREKLNKILAKHTGQPISMIEKDTDRDHFMSADEAVKYGIVDKVIVK; from the coding sequence ATGCCTCTAATTCCAACCGTTATTGAAAAATCCGGGCAGATTGAACGGGCTTACGATATTTATTCGCGCCTATTAAAAGACCGCATCATTTTTTTAGGCGAGCCGATTAACGACCATACGGCCAATATCATTATCGCCCAATTTTTATTTTTAGACGCCGAAAGCAAAGGCAAAGACATAAAATTTTACATCAACACGCCCGGCGGCTCGGTTACGGCCGGATTAGCGATTTACGATACCATGCAATACGTTAAATCGGATGTTTCCACGATTTGCGTCGGCTTAGCCGCTTCTATGGGCGCGGTTTTACTCGCTTCCGGCGCCAAAGGCAAAAGATTTACCCTGCCTAATTCGGAAATTTTGATCCATCAAGTCATGGGCGGCTTTGAAGGCCAGGCCTCGGACATTAAAATCCATTCCGAGCATATCTTAAGAGTCAGAGAAAAACTAAATAAAATTTTAGCCAAGCATACGGGCCAGCCGATTTCCATGATTGAAAAAGACACTGACCGCGATCATTTCATGTCGGCCGACGAAGCGGTAAAATATGGCATAGTTGATAAAGTGATTGTAAAATAA
- a CDS encoding HU family DNA-binding protein translates to MNKAGLIEKIAAEVAVTKKQAEDMVEALVGTIISELKAGNEVTITGFGTFMAKSRHARGGVNPQKPTERIQIPQVTVAKFKTGKTLKDALKGK, encoded by the coding sequence ATGAACAAAGCAGGTTTAATAGAAAAAATCGCCGCTGAAGTAGCGGTGACAAAAAAACAGGCCGAAGACATGGTTGAGGCTTTAGTCGGCACAATTATTTCGGAGCTTAAAGCCGGCAACGAAGTTACTATTACCGGTTTCGGCACTTTCATGGCGAAATCGCGCCACGCCCGCGGCGGCGTTAACCCGCAGAAGCCAACCGAACGCATCCAGATTCCCCAGGTTACGGTGGCCAAATTTAAAACCGGCAAGACTTTAAAAGACGCGCTAAAGGGAAAATAA
- a CDS encoding TIGR00282 family metallophosphoesterase → MLNILFIGEINGKIGRQAVREILPELKKELKPDLVILNADNLAHGNGVSEPTIKEMLAIGVDAFTGGDHCFGNTGSLKVYDSDVPLLRPANYSNDAPGKGFTIIELKNGHKILLVNLIGQVFMLMDHDNPFHKVDEILSNLANNNLSAIIVDMHAEATSEKIALGHYLDGRASAVLGTHTHVMTADARISELGTALLTDVGMTGFADGVIGVDKEGIIKTFLTQIKSSHVIPESGRSVFNAVFLQIDPKTKKTKSIKPITKYININ, encoded by the coding sequence ATGTTAAACATCCTCTTCATCGGCGAAATCAACGGTAAAATCGGCCGCCAGGCGGTCCGGGAGATTCTGCCTGAATTAAAAAAAGAGCTTAAGCCGGATTTGGTTATCCTTAACGCGGACAATTTAGCCCATGGCAACGGCGTATCCGAGCCGACGATAAAAGAAATGCTCGCGATCGGGGTTGACGCTTTTACCGGCGGCGATCATTGCTTCGGCAACACCGGCTCGCTTAAAGTCTATGATAGCGACGTACCATTACTTCGTCCGGCCAATTATTCTAACGACGCTCCTGGCAAAGGTTTTACTATTATTGAACTTAAAAACGGCCATAAAATACTGTTGGTTAATTTAATCGGCCAGGTATTCATGCTCATGGATCATGATAATCCATTTCATAAAGTTGATGAAATTTTATCTAATCTTGCCAATAATAACCTATCTGCTATAATAGTTGATATGCATGCCGAAGCCACTTCGGAAAAGATTGCTTTGGGCCATTACCTTGACGGCCGAGCTAGCGCTGTTTTAGGAACGCATACTCATGTCATGACGGCCGACGCGCGGATTTCCGAGCTAGGCACGGCGCTCTTAACCGATGTGGGCATGACCGGCTTCGCCGACGGCGTTATCGGCGTGGATAAAGAAGGCATCATTAAAACTTTTTTGACCCAGATTAAATCTTCGCATGTTATTCCGGAAAGCGGACGCTCGGTTTTCAACGCTGTTTTTTTGCAAATTGATCCTAAAACAAAAAAAACTAAAAGCATCAAGCCTATTACAAAATATATTAATATAAATTAA
- the rny gene encoding ribonuclease Y: MYYIIIGILAVIGGFFVGYFVRKSRGLAQVSSAEARAEKILTETKAKQKELLLEAQEKALKIIEEAKKEDELRRREINGLQSRLEKRETVFSQKLLELQDKQQELYDKVNKLEEVKEKIKQIKEEQLAKLEKIAGLSKEEAKQVLFKNIESDIKNDLVIRINKLEKESSDALDDKARDLMAGAIQRLASTFATEITTTTVDLPNDEMKGRIIGREGRNIKVIEQLTGVEIIVDDTPNAITISGFSPIRRHIAKRTLDHLIKDGRIHPTKIEDAIKQAKEELALDIKKAGEEAMYEVGVTGFDPKLVQIIGRLKYRSSYGQNALRHSVEVAHLSALLAEELGADVTLAKKGGLLHDIGKAVDHEVQGTHPEIGANIGKKFNLTPDIIAPILTHHEDRPDGLISVIVKVADAISAARPGARRDTFDQYIQRLEELEKIATSFEGIEKAYAIQAGREVRIFVTPDKIDDLAAINLAKEIAKKIEQELKYPGEIKVNVIREMRVTEYAR, translated from the coding sequence ATGTATTATATTATTATTGGAATTCTAGCTGTCATCGGCGGTTTTTTTGTTGGCTATTTTGTCAGAAAAAGCCGTGGTTTAGCCCAAGTTTCCAGCGCCGAAGCCCGCGCGGAAAAAATCTTAACCGAGACTAAGGCCAAGCAAAAAGAACTGCTACTCGAAGCCCAGGAAAAGGCTTTAAAAATCATTGAAGAAGCGAAAAAAGAAGATGAATTAAGGCGCCGGGAAATTAACGGTCTGCAATCTCGCTTAGAAAAACGCGAAACCGTGTTTTCGCAAAAACTCTTGGAACTCCAGGACAAGCAGCAAGAGCTTTATGACAAAGTCAATAAGCTTGAAGAGGTTAAAGAAAAAATCAAACAAATTAAAGAAGAACAGCTGGCCAAATTGGAAAAAATCGCCGGCTTGTCCAAAGAAGAAGCCAAACAGGTTTTATTTAAAAACATTGAAAGCGATATTAAAAACGATTTGGTTATTAGAATCAACAAGCTGGAGAAAGAATCCTCGGACGCCTTAGACGATAAGGCGCGCGATTTAATGGCCGGCGCTATCCAAAGATTGGCTTCAACTTTCGCCACGGAAATCACTACCACCACGGTTGATTTGCCTAACGATGAAATGAAAGGCCGGATTATCGGTCGCGAAGGGCGGAATATCAAAGTTATTGAACAGCTTACCGGCGTGGAAATTATCGTTGACGATACGCCTAACGCCATAACTATTTCCGGCTTTTCGCCGATCAGGCGCCATATTGCTAAAAGAACTTTAGACCATTTAATTAAGGACGGCCGCATCCACCCGACTAAAATTGAAGACGCGATCAAGCAAGCTAAGGAAGAATTGGCTCTAGACATTAAAAAAGCCGGCGAAGAAGCCATGTACGAAGTCGGCGTAACCGGTTTTGACCCGAAATTAGTGCAAATAATCGGCCGATTAAAATACCGCTCAAGCTATGGCCAAAACGCTTTGCGCCACTCGGTGGAAGTTGCTCATTTATCAGCGCTACTAGCCGAAGAGTTAGGCGCGGATGTTACTTTGGCTAAAAAGGGCGGGTTGCTTCATGATATCGGCAAAGCGGTTGACCATGAAGTCCAGGGCACGCATCCGGAAATCGGCGCCAACATCGGCAAAAAATTTAATTTAACTCCGGATATAATCGCGCCGATTTTAACCCACCATGAAGACCGCCCCGACGGCCTTATTTCCGTTATCGTTAAAGTGGCTGACGCCATTTCCGCGGCTCGTCCGGGCGCGCGCCGCGATACTTTTGACCAATACATCCAGCGCTTGGAAGAGCTAGAAAAAATCGCCACGTCGTTTGAAGGCATTGAAAAAGCTTACGCCATCCAGGCCGGGCGCGAAGTCAGAATTTTCGTCACGCCGGATAAAATTGATGATTTGGCCGCGATTAATTTAGCCAAGGAAATCGCCAAAAAAATTGAACAGGAATTAAAATATCCGGGCGAAATAAAAGTTAACGTTATCAGAGAAATGCGCGTGACCGAATACGCCAGATAA
- a CDS encoding LamG domain-containing protein, whose product MKIALNNKKIGLIIFLVGFFILVIAGISWADNFWDQGYQVNPGGTADVVIGSEAGDCYKIINNSTNNYFIPTKTQAEWEAFSSHLPSGLSVESCSSMPTPVMELHFNDGPGATFFTDSSGNNNHGSCTGGNCPTWTTDGGGSGAYIFDGTTDYVTVADSNSLDITDQLTMSAWIKTSSSLLSYILSKNYAQQAYAMYLDASHIRVVLKGQFISMPISIVIPLNKWVHLALTRDGSVAKFYVNGEERYSFANSGLLPANALRLLIGARDDATLGTAKYWNGILDEIMLWNVALTSDEIQEILMDSPPPGVWLTSSCDVGANLCGSGTRDVWCTQENTCNEGEKPSTSCTVGCQTGATCVSGSCVCTPHTSTTCYGGDVYWMNSCNVREELKQDCTGSETCSYDSATSQYICKPPTWHCGTTCNTWYVAIPSLKVGACPGAVCSPSEGTKYATWGYGSICTSPPGAYLLNGACGNACPYNCSGNLCIKCIDSCSCY is encoded by the coding sequence ATGAAAATAGCGCTAAACAATAAAAAAATCGGTTTAATTATTTTTTTAGTCGGGTTTTTTATATTAGTTATCGCCGGGATTAGCTGGGCTGATAATTTTTGGGACCAAGGCTATCAGGTTAATCCGGGCGGCACGGCCGACGTTGTAATCGGCAGCGAGGCCGGAGATTGCTATAAAATAATCAATAACTCAACTAACAATTATTTTATACCCACTAAAACGCAGGCCGAATGGGAGGCATTTAGCAGCCATTTACCGTCCGGTTTGTCGGTGGAAAGTTGTTCATCCATGCCTACACCGGTGATGGAACTGCATTTTAATGATGGTCCGGGCGCGACATTTTTTACAGATTCGTCGGGAAATAATAATCACGGCTCTTGTACCGGAGGAAATTGCCCGACTTGGACAACGGATGGCGGGGGAAGCGGGGCATATATCTTTGATGGAACAACCGACTATGTAACAGTTGCTGATAGCAATAGTTTGGATATTACCGATCAGCTTACGATGAGCGCTTGGATTAAAACTAGCAGTTCCTTACTCTCCTATATTCTCTCAAAAAATTATGCGCAACAAGCATATGCCATGTATTTAGATGCTAGCCATATAAGGGTAGTATTAAAAGGACAATTTATCAGCATGCCAATTTCCATTGTAATTCCTCTTAATAAATGGGTTCATTTAGCTTTAACACGGGATGGTTCCGTCGCTAAATTTTATGTTAACGGTGAAGAAAGATATAGTTTTGCTAATTCAGGCCTTCTGCCGGCCAATGCTTTAAGATTGCTTATCGGCGCCAGAGATGATGCGACCTTAGGAACGGCAAAATATTGGAATGGCATTTTAGACGAAATTATGCTTTGGAACGTGGCTTTGACTTCCGATGAAATCCAGGAAATATTAATGGATTCGCCGCCGCCCGGCGTTTGGCTAACTAGCAGCTGCGATGTTGGCGCGAACCTTTGCGGTAGCGGCACCAGAGATGTTTGGTGTACGCAAGAAAATACTTGCAATGAAGGAGAAAAGCCGTCTACTAGCTGTACGGTCGGCTGTCAAACAGGCGCGACTTGCGTTAGCGGCTCATGCGTTTGCACTCCGCATACATCCACAACGTGTTACGGAGGCGATGTTTATTGGATGAACAGCTGTAACGTCAGAGAAGAGCTAAAGCAGGATTGCACGGGTAGTGAGACTTGCAGTTACGATTCTGCCACCTCGCAATATATCTGTAAACCACCAACGTGGCATTGTGGCACAACTTGCAATACTTGGTATGTTGCTATCCCATCATTAAAAGTTGGCGCTTGCCCTGGCGCTGTATGCTCGCCATCAGAAGGAACAAAATATGCGACATGGGGTTATGGCAGCATTTGTACATCGCCGCCAGGAGCTTATTTGCTCAACGGCGCATGCGGTAACGCTTGTCCGTATAATTGCAGCGGTAATCTTTGCATAAAGTGCATAGATAGTTGCTCGTGTTATTAA
- a CDS encoding tail fiber domain-containing protein, whose product MAIFNFSKFLNQSAELAKKKFKNFKTSFLFIFAVILTLGLSISFQSLLADWTAPVANPPTCASGNPGCSAPLNAGPLLQTKSGPLWINTDGISPLGLIVENGNVGIGTAGPSNLLHIEKAIATGANDGILVKSTGVGQAQLRLRRSGGTASDWYMYAPEASADLRFYSPGAGELVSFTNTGKVGIGTLAPSQKLDVNGNVQATAFLYSSDKNLKDNIEILSNSLDKISQLNGVSFSWRDNGQKSIGLIAQDVEKIFPELVTTSPDSGLKSLNYAGLIAPLIEAVKEQQAEIKSLKEQLRLLEK is encoded by the coding sequence ATGGCGATTTTTAATTTTAGTAAATTTTTAAACCAGTCGGCGGAGTTAGCTAAAAAGAAATTTAAAAACTTTAAAACCTCCTTTCTTTTTATTTTTGCCGTAATTTTAACTCTCGGCCTGTCCATTTCTTTCCAATCGTTGTTAGCCGACTGGACCGCGCCAGTGGCTAATCCGCCAACCTGCGCTAGCGGTAATCCGGGCTGTTCCGCGCCGCTTAATGCCGGACCTTTACTGCAAACAAAATCAGGTCCCCTCTGGATTAATACTGACGGTATTTCCCCTCTAGGTTTAATCGTGGAAAATGGCAACGTCGGCATCGGAACAGCTGGACCAAGCAATTTATTGCATATAGAAAAAGCGATAGCAACCGGAGCAAACGACGGAATTTTAGTTAAGTCAACGGGCGTGGGGCAGGCGCAATTAAGATTGCGAAGATCCGGAGGAACGGCTTCGGATTGGTATATGTATGCGCCAGAAGCTTCAGCGGATTTAAGATTTTATTCTCCGGGAGCCGGAGAGTTAGTATCTTTTACTAATACAGGCAAAGTTGGGATTGGGACATTGGCACCGTCGCAAAAATTAGACGTTAACGGCAATGTCCAGGCCACGGCTTTTCTTTATTCTTCGGATAAAAATTTAAAAGATAATATTGAAATTTTATCTAATTCTTTAGATAAAATTTCGCAGTTAAACGGAGTATCTTTTTCTTGGCGCGATAACGGTCAGAAGTCAATCGGTTTAATTGCGCAAGATGTGGAAAAGATATTCCCTGAGCTGGTAACTACCAGTCCGGACTCCGGCTTAAAATCGCTTAATTATGCCGGCCTGATCGCGCCTTTAATTGAAGCGGTTAAAGAACAGCAAGCGGAAATCAAAAGTTTAAAAGAGCAACTGCGATTGCTGGAAAAATAA
- a CDS encoding class I SAM-dependent methyltransferase — MDKQTQKNLLELVKRNYEEIAEDFDITRKKPLWPELVKLAGMVKDGDKILDVGCGNGRLLQAFVNKRIEYLGVDNSERLIEAARKNMDFRLSTGQASLCGNDKEEMAARNDKYAVVDILELDKLPENNFDYVFCVAVLHHLPGNDLRVRALEQMKGKLKPGGKIIITVWNLWNQKKFRRLILKYGLLKLAGRHKMDFGDILFNWKNNKGEQIGRRYYHAFTKNQLKKLALAAGLKIEKIYKDKYNYYSVLGK, encoded by the coding sequence ATGGATAAGCAAACTCAAAAAAATTTATTAGAATTGGTTAAGCGCAATTATGAAGAAATCGCGGAGGATTTTGACATAACTAGAAAAAAACCATTATGGCCGGAATTGGTAAAATTAGCCGGCATGGTTAAAGATGGAGATAAAATATTGGATGTTGGCTGCGGCAATGGCAGGCTTTTGCAGGCGTTTGTTAATAAAAGAATAGAGTATTTAGGCGTGGACAACAGTGAGAGATTGATTGAGGCGGCGAGAAAAAATATGGATTTCCGCCTGTCTACCGGACAGGCAAGCCTGTGCGGGAATGACAAAGAGGAAATGGCCGCTCGTAATGACAAATATGCGGTTGTCGATATTTTGGAATTGGATAAACTGCCGGAAAATAATTTTGACTATGTTTTTTGCGTCGCGGTCCTGCATCACCTGCCGGGAAATGATTTGCGCGTACGCGCGCTTGAACAGATGAAAGGCAAATTAAAACCGGGTGGAAAAATTATCATTACGGTTTGGAATTTATGGAATCAGAAAAAATTTAGGCGGCTGATTTTAAAATATGGGCTCTTAAAGCTGGCCGGCCGCCATAAAATGGATTTCGGCGATATATTATTTAATTGGAAAAATAATAAAGGCGAGCAAATCGGCCGGCGCTATTACCACGCTTTTACTAAAAATCAGCTTAAAAAACTTGCTCTGGCCGCCGGCTTAAAAATAGAAAAAATATACAAAGACAAATATAATTATTATTCGGTTTTAGGTAAATAA
- a CDS encoding AIR synthase-related protein — MMAEKRESDYFKETIEPGDLVSSLAKKINDASLGNNEILRPIVKKRGSFRGMVCINWSKAVLEMMSRDEMYMIPQNDGAGHKPGCFTLLSSPRHFYFLGREIIEMCYEDIVRDGGLPVAMLANQIDFKRITEENLSLIRALLTGYGMALKETMTMNITGENATMKLAITTFCDDGSPEQLILTWTGTALGIGHVDKEIDGSAIEPDMPIVGLNEEGARCNGYTKLITIGTKKWGKVSSVKLLPTPALHYFEELCRPSVNYSRTITRVHGWLPDGNIKKADVAITGIAHITGGGVWSKLGEILPQGIGAELKYMPEPPTVLQLAQKISYEVQGADLTPITDLDAYGDFHGGCGLLVIVKDLEDADLLISEAKKDGVAGHVVGSTTRSNSSEIMIRSRFQEGRILSSEELKK, encoded by the coding sequence ATGATGGCTGAAAAAAGAGAAAGTGATTATTTTAAAGAGACGATTGAACCAGGGGATTTGGTCTCATCTCTGGCAAAAAAGATCAATGACGCTAGTTTAGGCAATAATGAAATTTTGCGGCCTATTGTTAAAAAACGTGGGTCTTTTCGCGGCATGGTGTGTATTAATTGGAGTAAGGCTGTATTAGAGATGATGTCCCGCGATGAAATGTATATGATCCCGCAGAATGATGGCGCAGGACATAAGCCGGGGTGCTTTACGCTTCTTTCCAGCCCTAGGCATTTTTATTTTCTGGGTAGGGAAATAATTGAAATGTGCTATGAGGACATTGTGCGCGATGGCGGTTTGCCTGTAGCCATGCTGGCCAATCAGATTGATTTCAAGCGTATAACTGAGGAAAATTTGTCGCTTATCAGGGCGCTTCTTACGGGTTATGGCATGGCGCTGAAAGAGACAATGACTATGAATATCACTGGTGAAAATGCAACTATGAAATTGGCTATTACGACTTTCTGCGATGACGGCAGCCCCGAACAACTCATTCTTACTTGGACCGGGACAGCTTTAGGTATTGGACATGTTGACAAAGAAATTGACGGATCGGCGATTGAACCCGATATGCCTATTGTCGGCCTTAATGAAGAAGGCGCCAGGTGCAATGGTTACACAAAACTCATTACAATCGGCACGAAAAAATGGGGCAAGGTTTCGTCGGTAAAACTACTTCCTACTCCTGCATTGCACTATTTTGAAGAGCTTTGTCGTCCGTCCGTCAACTATTCCAGGACAATAACGCGGGTTCATGGCTGGCTTCCCGACGGCAACATTAAAAAGGCTGACGTTGCCATAACCGGTATCGCTCACATAACCGGGGGAGGCGTCTGGAGCAAGCTTGGGGAAATTCTTCCCCAGGGCATCGGCGCAGAGCTTAAATATATGCCGGAGCCGCCGACAGTATTGCAGCTGGCTCAAAAAATTTCCTATGAAGTGCAAGGGGCTGATCTTACACCGATCACCGACTTGGATGCTTATGGCGATTTCCATGGTGGTTGCGGCTTGCTCGTAATCGTTAAAGATTTAGAAGATGCTGATCTGCTAATAAGCGAAGCCAAGAAGGATGGCGTTGCTGGCCATGTTGTCGGATCAACAACAAGGTCAAATAGTTCTGAAATAATGATTCGGTCGCGATTCCAAGAAGGTAGAATTCTTTCCTCTGAAGAGCTGAAGAAATAA
- a CDS encoding phosphoribosylformylglycinamidine synthase subunit PurQ, with product MHKKKVAVWYWPGTNCEVESLESWKFLGAEAEMVFAKHFVSGVKKVTDYDVHHWTGGFTYGDDAGAGSIATLMAREAIEMLKQTELPVIMECNGFQIGMRAKIFGDGLSLVQNDCGEFRSMPVIHRVVRSNCIWTKGFEGKILKFPSAHRYGKLVVTGDRQPNVALVYEPESPNGGQIAGIYKGNWFGLMDHPGRPYDNPDGLLIYANGLEA from the coding sequence ATGCATAAGAAAAAAGTGGCCGTATGGTATTGGCCGGGTACGAATTGTGAGGTGGAGAGCCTGGAATCTTGGAAATTTCTCGGCGCTGAAGCAGAAATGGTGTTTGCCAAACATTTCGTTTCCGGCGTTAAAAAGGTGACAGATTACGATGTTCATCACTGGACCGGAGGATTTACTTACGGTGATGATGCCGGAGCGGGTTCCATCGCCACCTTAATGGCCAGGGAAGCCATTGAAATGCTGAAGCAAACCGAACTTCCGGTTATTATGGAGTGTAATGGTTTTCAAATCGGAATGAGAGCTAAAATTTTCGGCGATGGCTTGTCTTTGGTGCAAAATGATTGTGGTGAATTCCGCAGTATGCCGGTTATTCACCGAGTCGTGAGGTCTAATTGCATATGGACCAAAGGTTTTGAGGGTAAAATTCTTAAATTCCCCTCGGCCCATAGATATGGGAAGTTGGTTGTGACCGGAGATAGGCAGCCTAATGTCGCGCTGGTCTATGAGCCAGAATCTCCCAATGGCGGGCAAATTGCCGGCATTTATAAAGGCAATTGGTTCGGGTTGATGGATCATCCCGGCCGGCCGTATGACAATCCCGATGGCTTGTTAATTTATGCCAATGGATTGGAGGCATAG